The Bacteroidales bacterium genome segment ATCCATTTCCATTAAGTTCAAAGTACAAAATAATGGTATAACATTCTGTTCTTCAACATCAGGATTTCCGGGATGAAATTTAATATCAAGATTAATAATATGTCCGTACTTATCATAATTTCCTATGAAAACTCCCAATAATACTTTATTGCTTAATAATGGTACTAAATGACTTACATCGTGTTTAAAGACAATTGAATCGTACCAGTTATAATTTCCATATTCAAGATAATTGTATTTTCTTGTTCCGAAAGACGTATAAAACCTCATTAATTCTACCGGCGGTGAATAATTATCGGTCATTAGCATTCCGTAGTGTTTTTTACCTTTCTTATCAGTAAAATATGGTAGACAATCAATACCATTCTTCATTCCGTCATAAAATGATAATTCTTTATCCATTGGAACAACAAAAACGCTACCTGTTCTGTCATAAGCATCACCATCGGAATACTGGCTTAATTCAACAAAAATATTATACTTCCAGGTGCTATCAGGTAAATCAATCATTTTACAAATTATTGTGCCGTTTCCGAAGATCAGTAAACTATCGGTTATTAATTCATTTGAAACTTCAATTGACGGATCATAACATATTCTTTGATTGGAGAATACATTAACAGTTTTGACATGCATTTCATTGATTCTTTTCTGATATTCGGATGCCGGTAAAATTGTACCGAAATCTTCAGGTAAAAATTTTTGTTGTTTATTTGAGTAGTCGATTTTTATTGCCTCCTCTACTCTATTTCCATTATATATTGTCTTTAGAATTAATCCTTTAGTTATTCCGAAATGCGAATTGGGAGTAATAACATATTTAGAATCTTCAAGATAAAATATTTCAATAATATTAGAATTGATTATAACTTTTGCCTTTTTACAACTCAATCCTAAGATTTCTTCTGTTTCATTCAGATATTCCCAATTTTGTTGGAAAATAATATCTGACTCTGAGGTTATTATCTCATCACTAATTAATTTGTATGATTTAAAAACTTTATTATTATCGATATCAATATATGTCTTCGAATTAGAAATTTCATCATTTTTTATAAAGTAAATAATAGATGAATTAGAAGAAGATTCGGATATAGTAAAATTTACTGAATCAATATTATCATTAAAACTTCTCTGATAAGTAACTTTTACGCATTTATCTTGTGAAAAAGAAAAATCAAAAGATAAAAATAATATTGATAATAAGAACAATCTCTTAAAATGCTTCATACTTTCGATAATTATGTTTTAATCGTATCAAAATTTCTACCATAAACACCTTCAACTCTTGAAACCGACAAAAAAGCGTTAGGATCAATTTCCTTTACTGTTTTTAATATTTTTACCTTTTCTTGTCGATGAACAATAATAAACAAGACTTCGGTATCAGATTTGTTATACCAACCAATTGCGGGAATGACTGTTACTCCCCTACCAATATCATTAGCGATTGCATTCGCTATTTCGGCATACTTAGGTGAAATAATCATAAATTGGTAAGATTGTCTATTACCATTTAAAGTGATATCGAGCACATAAGAGAAAACCCACATTACTACAAGGCCAAAAACAACTTTTTCAACATCGCGAAAAACTAAGAAAAATAATACAACAACAATTGCATTAAAGTACATGCTGACTCTTCCGGGACTGATGTTTTTATGCTTATTGATTATCAGAGCAATAATATCCGTTCCTCCCGTATTTCCACCGAAATTAAAAACAATCCCCAAACCGACTCCTGATAATGCTCCGCCGATTAATGCATTCATAAAAGGTTGATCTGCTACTAAGGGTTCAGTGAAAAATTTTTGCAATATAATCAACATTACCGAGGACATTGTAACACCAATAAGTGATAATTTTACGAATTTCCAACCCATTATTTTATAAGCAATTATCAATAAAATAATGTTAGCAACAAATGTTGTAATACCTACAGGGATACCGGTAACATAATACAGAATCATTCCTAATCCGGTAAATCCACCGCTAATCAATTGTGACGGAATTATGAAAGCGGCTAATGCAAATGTGTAAATCAACATACCGAAGAACATGCCAGCGTATGATTTCACTGCATCAAAAGTCGAACGGAATATTTTACTTTTTGTTTTCATTTTGTACGTTTATTAAAAAAGGGCAAGCTACTAATAACCTGCCCTATGTTTGTGTTAATTACATTTTCTAATATTAATCACCTAAAGTTGCAACCATAACAGCTTTGATTGTATGAAGCCTGTTTTCAGCTTCATCAAAAACTAAAGACATTTGAGATTCAAAAACTTCTTCTGAAACTTCCATTTCCGATATACCGAATTTTTGGAATATCTCTTCTCCTATTGAAGTTTCACGATTGTGGAAAGCCGGTAAGCAGTGTAAAAATTTAACGTTAGGATTACCTGTTTTTTTCACAACATCCATATTAACTTGGTACGGAAGCATTAATTTAATTCTTTTTTCCCATTCTTCTGGAGCTTCACCCATAGAAACCCAAACGTCGGTATATAAGAAATCAACACCTTTAACACCTTCAGCAACATTGTCTGTTAAAGTAATTTTAGCACCCGTTTCTTTTGCAATTTCCAAACATTCATCAACTAATTCCTTAACCGGAAGAAAAGCTTTAGGAGCAACAGCTCTGAAATCCATACCCATTTTTGCGGCGCCTACCATTAAGGAATTACCCATATTGTTTCTTGCGTCACCTAAATAGGCAAAAGAAACCTTATTCAATGGTTTGTCAATATTTTCCATCATTGTTAAAAAGTCTGCTAAAATTTGCGTCGGATGGAATTCTGTAGTTAATCCGTTCCAAACAGGAACACCGGCATATTTGCCTAATGTTTCAACGATGTCCTGAGAATATCCCCTGTATTCTATTCCGTCATACATTCTACCTAGAACCCTTGCGGTATCTTTCATAGATTCTTTTTTACCCATCTGTGAGCCTGCAGGACCTAAATAAGTAACTTTGGCTCCTTGGTCAAAAGCAGCAACTTCAAATGCGCAGCGAGTACGTGTAGAATCTTTTTCAAAAAGCAAAACAATATTTTTACCTTTTAAATTTTGTTGTTCTGTACCTGTATACTTTGCAGCTTTAAGGTTTGCTGATAAATCAAGCAAATGTTTAATTTCTTTTGGAGTAAAATCCAATAATTTTAAGAAATTTCTGTTTCTAAGATTAAATGCCATTTCTTTTAAGAATTTGATTACTAATAATATATTTTGTTAAATGATTTTTATAAAAATTTGTGCAAATATAGAAATATAATTGATAATCGACAATTATTTGTGTTCAAAACATAAAGTGCGAAATTATCAAATCTAAATTAAATAAATATTTTTATATATCATAATCTTCAACTTTTCAAACTCCTCTGCCGTCAGTTTTTTATTTGACATGATATATTGCTGCATAACAAATTCTTTTGTTTTGTACGATGGTTGCATGTAATAATATTCATTTAGATGTAATCCGTAACGTTCGTAGAATTTAATTCTGCGTTGTGACATTTCATTATCAGGAACTTCAACTTCTAAGGTGATCAGTTTTGAAGTCTTAGCAAAGAAATCATTGAGAAATCTCCCACCTAATCCGCTATTTCTCATTTTTACATCAATAGCAAAATGCTCTATATGAATAAAATTATCAAATTCCCAATAACCGATAATACCACGATTTTCACTATTTTCAGTTATAATAAAAAAATTATATTCAGGATTATTTCTTGATATTAACACATCAAAATCCGGTCTTTCATCCTCAGGGAAAGAATGTTCCAATAGTTCTTTAGAAAATTTCTTATTTTCATCAGTATATTTTATTAAATCAATCATATCTAATAATTTTAGTTTTTTATCCAAATACTATAAAGATGCTTTTAATTTATTTTATCTATCTTAAAGTTATTCATTTCCATAAAGTTTTTTTATCAAATCTTTTCTGCCGATTTTATTTAATACTCTCGTTATCTCCATTTTATTTTCCGGTTTGTGCCAAAACAAGAATAAATTTTGTTGTTTTTTATCCTGAATACTTTTGGCCGTATAAACTTTTTCTTTAGTGTATGGATTAATTCCGGCGTAATAAATAGTTGTTGATAAAGTCATTGGTGTTGGTGTAAAAGTTTGAACTTGCTCCGGATGGTAATGTGACCTTTTTGTTTCAATGGCAAGTTCAGCCATATCACTTATCGTACAAGCAGGATGAGCTGAAATAAAATACGGAATCAACTGATATTTTAAATTATTATCACGACAAATCTTATCAAAGATATTATTAAACTGGTTATAAACCTTAAAAGACGGTTTTCTCATTATTTCCAGAACATTATTACTGCAATGTTCCGGTGCAACTTTTAATCTTCCGCCGGTATGGTATTTTATAACAGTTTGTGCATATTCATAAACTTTATATTTTCTGGCTTTATCAGTTTCTTTCGGGAAAAACATGTCATATCTTATTCCGCTACCTATAAAAATATGCTTTATTTTCGAATTCTTTTTTACTTCGTAATAAAGTTCTAATAATGGTTGATGATCGAAATTTAGATTTGAACAAATTTCCGGATATATACAACTGGTCTTTCTACATTTTTTACATTTTTGAATATCTTCGCCGCGCATTTTATACATATTGGCGGACGGCCCCCCTAAATCGCTGATTGTTCCGCCGAAATCTGGCATTTGCGAGATAATATCAACTTCTTTTAAAACAGATTCTGCAGAACGCGAGCTAATAAATTTTCCTTGATGCGCCGAAATTGTACAAAAGGCACAGGCTCCAAAGCATCCGCGATGGATGTTTATAGAATTTTTTATCATGTTGTATGCAGGAATTTCTCCGCGTTTCAGGTATTTCGGATGCGGTTTACGAGTATAGGGAAGTTCATATATTTCATCTAGTTCTTTTGAACTTGCAGGTTCATTTTGCTTGGTAATTATAACATATTCATCATTAGTTTTTTCAATCAAAGTTTTTCCGGAAAACAAATTAGAGTTTTGTTCAATTATTTTAAAATTTTCTGCAAAATCAAACTTGCTCTTTAATTGTTCTTCATGTGATTTTAATTCGATATAATTTTCTTCTTTTAAAGAATTAATCATACCTTTTTTTAATGTAAATCCAATCTGATTTATTTCCGATAATAAATGATGATTCGAATCTTCTTTTAATAATGAATTGATACCATATTTCTCTACAAATTTCAAAATATCTGCTATTGGTTTTTCTCCCATTCCGTAAACAAGAACATCTGCCTTACTATCTAATAAAATCGGTTTCTTTAAAGAATCAGACCAGTAATCGTAATGAGTTAATCTTCGCATTGAAGCTTCAATTCCGCCGAGAATTATCGGAACATCAGGAAATAATTCTTTCAAAATATTTGAATAAACAATTGAAGCGTAATCAGGACGAAATCCGAATTTTCCACCGGGAGTATAAGCATCATCGGATCTAAGTCTTTTGTTTGCAGTATATCTATTCAGCATAGAATCCATATTACCAGCAGTTACGCCGAAAAAATACTTCGGTTTACCGAGCTTCTTAAAATCGCGAAGGTCGTCTTGCCAATTTGGCTGCGGAAGAATTGCGACTTTTAATCCTTTACTTTCGATAACTCTTCCTATAACGGCAGCACCAAACGAAGGATGATCAACATAGGCATCTCCGGACACAATAATAACATCAGCCTGTTCCCAAGCTAATTTATTCATTTCATCTTTGGTTATCGGTAGCGGAGCCGTATTTTTCATCTTAATTTTATGCAAAAGTACTAAAATTAATATAACTTTGCGGTCCTGAAATTTAAACGAAAAGAATATGTGCGGAATAGTTGGATACATCGGAAAAAAAGACGCTTACGAAATTTTAATTAAGGGTTTACACAGGCTTGAATATAGAGGCTACGACAGTGCGGGAATAGCATTAATTAATGATAATAACGATTTGGTTGTTTATAAGACTAAAGGTAAAGTTGCCAACTTAGAAAGTTATGTTGCAAATTTGGATTGTAGCGGCAGCACAGGAATCGCGCATACACGCTGGGCTACACACGGAGAACCTAATGACATTAATGCTCATCCTCATTTTTCCGGATCGAAATCTTTAGCCTTAATTCACAATGGAATTATCGAAAACTATAGACCTCTTAAAGAGGAATTAATCAGTCAGGGTAAAACTTTTGTTAGTGATACGGACACTGAGGTTTTAATTCAATTAATTGAGTTCATGCAAGAATCTCATAATTGCGATTTATTTACGGCAGTTCAGATGGCTTTAAATAGTATCGTCGGAGCTTATGCAATTGCCGTAATAAATAAAAATGATCCGAAAACTATGATAGTTGCCCGTAAAGGGAGTCCGCTTATCATAGGAATCGGAGAAAATGAGTTTTTTGTAGGTTCGGATGCAACGCCTATTGTTGAATATACAGATAAAGTTATTTATTTGGAAGAAGAACAAATTGCAATAATTAATTTAAATGACGGTTTAAAAATAACCGATTTAAAAAATATTGAAACAACTCCGATTATCAACAAGTTAAATATTAATATTAGTCAATTGGAGAAAGCCGGTTATGATCATTTTATGCTTAAAGAAATTTTTGAACAACCGGAATCTCTGTTAAATACATTAAAAGGCAGATTAAAAGTTGATACAAAGGAAGTAAAACTTTCAGGCATTATAGATAATATTGAGAAATTCCGTAATGCGCGACGAATAATAATCTGCGCTTGCGGTACATCATGGCATGCGGGATTAATCGGTAAATATATTATTGAAGAATTGACTAGAATTCCTGTAGAAGTTGAATATTCTTCGGAATTCAGATATCGTAATCCTATAATTCGTGATGATGATATTGTTATTGCAATTTCACAATCAGGAGAAACTGCCGATACACTTGCCGCAATCGAACTTGCCAAGTCTAAAGGAGCATTTTTATTCGGAATATGCAATGTTGTGGGTTCCTCAATTCCGCGCGCAACTAATTCGGGAGCTTACACTCACGTAGGCCCGGAAATTGGTGTTGCCTCTACAAAAGCTTTTACGGCACAACTATCTACTCTGTTTCTTATCGCTCTTTCCATTGCTCATGAAAAAGGTACAATAAGTAATGAATACTTTGAAAAGTTAATTGATGAGCTGCAAACCATTCCAAGCAAAATTCAAGAAATATTAAAATTAAACGACAAGATTAAAGATTTTGCGAGAATGTTTACTTATGCAAAAAACTTCATCTACCTGGGAAGAGGTTACAATTATCCGGTTGCATTGGAAGGTGCTTTAAAGTTAAAAGAAATTTCTTATATACATGCGGAAGGTTATCCTGCTGCTGAGATGAAACATGGTCCTATTGCATTGATTGACGATGAAATGCCTGTTGTTGTTATTGCAACAAAGCGTGGATACTATGATAAAATAGTTAGTAATATCGAAGAAATTAAAGCTCGTAAAGGATTGATTATTTCAATTGTTACTAAAGGTGATACTCAGGTAAAAAATCTTTCGGATTACTCAATTGAAATTCCTGATACGGTTGATTGTTTTGTTCCGATATTATCTGTGATACCTTTACAATTGATATCTTATTATATTGCAATAGCTAAGAACAGAGACGTGGATCAACCGCGAAATCTGGCAAAATCTGTAACAGTTGAGTAATTATTGTCAATTTAGTTGCATTAACTTAATCTTTATTAGAGTTCTTTTTATTAAGATCGGAAAAGTTTATCTTTTAGGGAATTTATAAGATTTTGGTCATCAAAATTTCACAAAAAATATTCATTCCGATAAGCATACAATTTTCATCCGGATTGAAGGTTGACGAATGAAGTTTTGTATTTGAGTTGCAACCAAGACGGAAATAACACGAAGGAACTTGTTCCGCAATATATGCGAAATCATCTGAGGTTA includes the following:
- a CDS encoding YitT family protein, yielding MKTKSKIFRSTFDAVKSYAGMFFGMLIYTFALAAFIIPSQLISGGFTGLGMILYYVTGIPVGITTFVANIILLIIAYKIMGWKFVKLSLIGVTMSSVMLIILQKFFTEPLVADQPFMNALIGGALSGVGLGIVFNFGGNTGGTDIIALIINKHKNISPGRVSMYFNAIVVVLFFLVFRDVEKVVFGLVVMWVFSYVLDITLNGNRQSYQFMIISPKYAEIANAIANDIGRGVTVIPAIGWYNKSDTEVLFIIVHRQEKVKILKTVKEIDPNAFLSVSRVEGVYGRNFDTIKT
- the argF gene encoding ornithine carbamoyltransferase, translating into MAFNLRNRNFLKLLDFTPKEIKHLLDLSANLKAAKYTGTEQQNLKGKNIVLLFEKDSTRTRCAFEVAAFDQGAKVTYLGPAGSQMGKKESMKDTARVLGRMYDGIEYRGYSQDIVETLGKYAGVPVWNGLTTEFHPTQILADFLTMMENIDKPLNKVSFAYLGDARNNMGNSLMVGAAKMGMDFRAVAPKAFLPVKELVDECLEIAKETGAKITLTDNVAEGVKGVDFLYTDVWVSMGEAPEEWEKRIKLMLPYQVNMDVVKKTGNPNVKFLHCLPAFHNRETSIGEEIFQKFGISEMEVSEEVFESQMSLVFDEAENRLHTIKAVMVATLGD
- a CDS encoding GNAT family N-acetyltransferase — protein: MIDLIKYTDENKKFSKELLEHSFPEDERPDFDVLISRNNPEYNFFIITENSENRGIIGYWEFDNFIHIEHFAIDVKMRNSGLGGRFLNDFFAKTSKLITLEVEVPDNEMSQRRIKFYERYGLHLNEYYYMQPSYKTKEFVMQQYIMSNKKLTAEEFEKLKIMIYKNIYLI
- a CDS encoding YgiQ family radical SAM protein, giving the protein MKNTAPLPITKDEMNKLAWEQADVIIVSGDAYVDHPSFGAAVIGRVIESKGLKVAILPQPNWQDDLRDFKKLGKPKYFFGVTAGNMDSMLNRYTANKRLRSDDAYTPGGKFGFRPDYASIVYSNILKELFPDVPIILGGIEASMRRLTHYDYWSDSLKKPILLDSKADVLVYGMGEKPIADILKFVEKYGINSLLKEDSNHHLLSEINQIGFTLKKGMINSLKEENYIELKSHEEQLKSKFDFAENFKIIEQNSNLFSGKTLIEKTNDEYVIITKQNEPASSKELDEIYELPYTRKPHPKYLKRGEIPAYNMIKNSINIHRGCFGACAFCTISAHQGKFISSRSAESVLKEVDIISQMPDFGGTISDLGGPSANMYKMRGEDIQKCKKCRKTSCIYPEICSNLNFDHQPLLELYYEVKKNSKIKHIFIGSGIRYDMFFPKETDKARKYKVYEYAQTVIKYHTGGRLKVAPEHCSNNVLEIMRKPSFKVYNQFNNIFDKICRDNNLKYQLIPYFISAHPACTISDMAELAIETKRSHYHPEQVQTFTPTPMTLSTTIYYAGINPYTKEKVYTAKSIQDKKQQNLFLFWHKPENKMEITRVLNKIGRKDLIKKLYGNE
- the glmS gene encoding glutamine--fructose-6-phosphate transaminase (isomerizing), whose protein sequence is MCGIVGYIGKKDAYEILIKGLHRLEYRGYDSAGIALINDNNDLVVYKTKGKVANLESYVANLDCSGSTGIAHTRWATHGEPNDINAHPHFSGSKSLALIHNGIIENYRPLKEELISQGKTFVSDTDTEVLIQLIEFMQESHNCDLFTAVQMALNSIVGAYAIAVINKNDPKTMIVARKGSPLIIGIGENEFFVGSDATPIVEYTDKVIYLEEEQIAIINLNDGLKITDLKNIETTPIINKLNINISQLEKAGYDHFMLKEIFEQPESLLNTLKGRLKVDTKEVKLSGIIDNIEKFRNARRIIICACGTSWHAGLIGKYIIEELTRIPVEVEYSSEFRYRNPIIRDDDIVIAISQSGETADTLAAIELAKSKGAFLFGICNVVGSSIPRATNSGAYTHVGPEIGVASTKAFTAQLSTLFLIALSIAHEKGTISNEYFEKLIDELQTIPSKIQEILKLNDKIKDFARMFTYAKNFIYLGRGYNYPVALEGALKLKEISYIHAEGYPAAEMKHGPIALIDDEMPVVVIATKRGYYDKIVSNIEEIKARKGLIISIVTKGDTQVKNLSDYSIEIPDTVDCFVPILSVIPLQLISYYIAIAKNRDVDQPRNLAKSVTVE